GGTTTGCGGTCTCTGATGAAAAGAGGGCGGGGGCTCGCGTGCTGGGAGCCGGAGTCAGGCTGCCGGAATGGGGTTGGGAGAAATTCTCAGTTTGCACAAGACCTGTGAGGGGCTTCAGGAGGCTGTGGATTTGGTTCGGATTGAAGTTTAAGGGGATAAGATGGATAGATCCCCTCAGGGCTCACTGCAGTCCCTGCTCCTGTCCCCACCGCAAGCTCGAGGATGTTTGTTCCCTCTTCGTCAAAACTTTAATCCTAATTGTGCTTTTTACCATCTTTTATCTTGCAGCCATTGGAAGACTGTGTGAAAAGTGTGAGTGGAACACGCCTCCCCAAAGAGCCCACCTGGCCCACTCAGTTTCAGTAGAGCAAGCAAACGGGCATTTTCAGCGGTGGCACTAAGAGGGCTTTGAGTAGACGTGACCCGAAAAATGTCAACACAATGCCAGGCTGCAACTAAAGGCCACCCCCCTCACTCCAGCTTGCACGTTTTAGACACTAGGTTTTGAGAAAATCTTTAGCTTTGGACTGGAAGTAGCATGACCCCATCCCTGACATACACAAGTGTTCTGCCAATTAATTTATATAGACGTATCTACCAGGTGCTTCTCTAAGCTCTTTACCCAGTAGTTGATTAACTTTTCCTGTCTGTTGTAGAGATTGAGATGGACGCGAGGTAAGTCAGGTTTTGTGATGCCAAAGTAGAGGGTCCTCAAGTCACTGTTAGGAGACTGGTGTAGTCCCCATAGCAGGAGGAAGGCAAAGGACTTGAGGTACTTGCACGTGGGTGTAACTCCATTCTCTCCTCCTCATAGGTGATGGCAAGTGTGTGATCTGTGACTCCTATGTGCGTCCTTGCACCCTGGTGCGCATATGCGACGAGTGTAACTATGGCTCTTACCAGGGACGCTGTGTGATCTGTGGAGGCCCTGGAGTTTCAGATGCCTATTATTGTAAGGAATGCACCATCCAGGAGAAAGATGTGAGTATATATAGGAAGCTTTTCATCTGATCTTACCTTGTGTTTAGTAACACTGCCATCCACAGCAAACTGTATAGTCTCTAGATGAGTATGTTCATTTAGTCATCTAGGTTATAATTTCTTCAATGTCTGTGAGCCAAACTGGGTGTAGCCCAACAAAGGCAGTTATTTTGTATCAAGGACAAAAGTGCAAGAGAAGCAAATTTTGGTCAACACTGGCAATTTGGAAAGTCCTCTATTCCTTTGATGTCTCTCTCGTTTTTATTCACAAacaatatccttttttttttttaaactgtgccaCATAGCTTACAGGATCTTGAACCCTGGCCACGGCAGTGAaaacccagaatcctaaccattaggccATCAGGAAACTCCCAGTATTCTGCATTTTTAAGTCCTAGCATGGTGCATGGCGTATAATAGCCATTCAGTAATTCTCTTTATTATCATTAAGGACTGTGCGGGTGGATGTGTTGACTTCTGAATTTGGGACTATTCAAGTTTATTTCAGCTCTGAGTAGCTAGAGAAtacttttgctttgatttttcagAATTGCTTGGGATTCTGCTTGTGACATTTTTGCCCCTTAACATTGTATGCTGGCAATGGCAAGTTATTCAACTCCTTGAGCCAGTTTCCAGGATACAGTAGAGAGCTATAGATCTGTACCAAAAACAGGCTTTTTGGAGGAGGGGAGGACAACCCATGAATCACCTTTTATTCTTCTTACGACAATAAAACAAAGTGTGATACAGTACCAATAGGCTAATACAAGGTATCTGGTTACCTAATCTAGGATAAGACATATTTCCTTTTACAAATAGtagataattttatatatatatatatatatatggcttccctggttgctcagatggtaaagaatctgcctacaatatgagagactcaggttcatcacaggttcaatccctgggtcaggaagattcccccttTTATATAGATGTTATCTCCCTTATTCTTCAATAGCTTTGTTAATTAGGggttattattatccccattttacagcccCTCTCCCAACTAATAAGTGGCAAGTCCAAGCTTTCTGACTAAACCTCGTGGTGTCCTTTCATAAGTCTGATGTACCTGTGTTGAAGAGAAACAGTTCAGCCACCTCCGAATCTTTGCAGTTAGATTTTGTCTACCTGTAATAAGTGGGACATATTAGAGCAGATAAACCTATTTCTTATACCATTAAAGTCTTCTGTTATTTAGGGAGATGAGAACGGTCATAGATAAAGTACCAGAAACATAATTTTAGTTGGTGATTTGaacattctctctcttttgggGGGGCGCTGCTCTGGGTCTTGTGGTGTGTAGGGtttgttgctccaaggcatgtgggatcttggttccctgaccaaggatcaaacccatgtcccctgcattgcaaggtagatttttaaacactgggccaccagggaagtccccgattTGAACATTCTCTTACCCTAAActctgatttgcatttatctttgACTGTCAAATCACACCCTGCTCAATCTGACCCACCAGCTAGGTTATTCTCCCTATAGAGAAAGGACTTTGGTTTTTGTATTTGTCTCcctttttctctagtttttggTATGCTATTGCTGTTGagttcgctaagttgtgtctaactcctttgtgaccctgtagactgtagccccgccaccaggctcctctgcccataggattttccaggcaagaatactggggtggttgccatttcctccagaggatcttcctgagccagggattgaacccaggtctcctgcttgacaggccgATTctttttacccctgagccacctgggaagccccagctcttGGTGTAGTCCCGGTACATATTGTAAGTCTGGTCCACGTCTTTGTGCTATTCCTGTAAATCATCTGTAGGAGCTCCCCCTAGAAAGTgtctggtacacagtaggtgttGGGTGATTATAGTCTATACCATGGTGAGACAATATCAGTGAAAAAAAGTACAAGCAAGTCTTAAACTAGCTAAAACTAGCCAGAGTCTATTAAGGACAA
This genomic stretch from Cervus elaphus chromosome 22, mCerEla1.1, whole genome shotgun sequence harbors:
- the PHF5A gene encoding PHD finger-like domain-containing protein 5A; translation: MAKHHPDLIFCRKQAGVAIGRLCEKCDGKCVICDSYVRPCTLVRICDECNYGSYQGRCVICGGPGVSDAYYCKECTIQEKDRDGCPKIVNLGSSKTDLFYERKKYGFKKR